The Clostridium beijerinckii genomic sequence TTAGCAGTGACAGATTGTATGTCAGTTAAATTACCAGTAATTAAATTACTAGAATCTCCTGACGATCCCAAATTATTGATTATGTCTGATAGCAGATTAGAAACGTTTATACTCTTTCCATTTTTATCTTTAAACTCTAACACATCGACAGCTGTTTTATTGTATATGCTTTTAACACCTTGTGATATATCAACCTCTAAACTTGAGCTAATTTGATCCAGTGCACTATATGAAGATACTGCTTCTTTAGCGTCATTAGAATTAAAATTTGGAGCTAGCGCAGTTGTGAATAATGATTCTAAAGTTTCGGGAGTATTTGAAGGTGGCGTTACAGTTCCAACTTTAGTAAGATCGATTGTCGGCGATGGAGTCACTTGCGTTGCAGGAGTGTTAGTATAATCCTTAACCATTACTGTTATATTACTCCCTGATTTATCAATGCCTTCAATTTTCATATTATTTGAAGGTTTAATACTACTTACAATCGGGTTAGTAGATAAATCTATGCTCATACCAGTACTTGTTTTAGCTATTCCATTTCCATTCTTATCAGCATATTCCAGCTTACCATCCACCACTGTAGTCGGCTTAGAACTAGTTTTTGTCCCTCCAAATATATAAGAACCATCAAAACTGGTATTTAAAACTTGAGATAATTCATTAACTTTTTCCTTAATTTCATCTTGAATAGCTGATTTTTCATCATCTCCATAAGTCCCATTTCCAGAATTCACAAGCAAAGTTTCTATCCTTCCGAAAATATTCCCCATTTGTGATAATGCTGTGTCTGTTGTATCAAGCCAATTTGATGTATCTTTAATATTCTCATCATATTGCTTATTGTAAGATATTTCTGCATTTAACTGCATACTTCTTGATGCTACATATGGATTATCTGATGCTTTATTTATTTCTTTTCCTGACGCTAATTGATTTTGCAACGCTTGCATATTATTCATATTTCTTTTCATATTTTTCAAATAATTGCTGCTTAGCATGCTATTTGTTATTCTAAACGACATCTAAATACCTCCTATCTCTTTAATCCGTTTATTACCACATCTAATAACTCGTCTATTGTTGATATCATCTTTGCATTTGCTTGATAAGCATGTTGAAATTGTATTAAATTAGTCATTTCTTCATCAAGAGATACTCCTGAAACTGATGCTTTC encodes the following:
- the flgL gene encoding flagellar hook-associated protein FlgL; this encodes MSFRITNSMLSSNYLKNMKRNMNNMQALQNQLASGKEINKASDNPYVASRSMQLNAEISYNKQYDENIKDTSNWLDTTDTALSQMGNIFGRIETLLVNSGNGTYGDDEKSAIQDEIKEKVNELSQVLNTSFDGSYIFGGTKTSSKPTTVVDGKLEYADKNGNGIAKTSTGMSIDLSTNPIVSSIKPSNNMKIEGIDKSGSNITVMVKDYTNTPATQVTPSPTIDLTKVGTVTPPSNTPETLESLFTTALAPNFNSNDAKEAVSSYSALDQISSSLEVDISQGVKSIYNKTAVDVLEFKDKNGKSINVSNLLSDIINNLGSSGDSSNLITGNLTDIQSVTANLLQKRSEVGTMQNRMDSAQSNNETQNYNMTDILSKTEDIDFADKTMEYSMMQTVYTAALQTSAKILPMTILSYL